Proteins from one Cyclopterus lumpus isolate fCycLum1 chromosome 11, fCycLum1.pri, whole genome shotgun sequence genomic window:
- the LOC117739198 gene encoding uncharacterized protein DDB_G0271670-like, which yields MDMSSFSEYLRSSSSNSSSSSSSSISSSSSISNSSSSSISSSSSSNNNSSSSSSSSSSSSSSSSNSSSSSSSSSSSSSSSSSSSSSSSSSNISSSSIRISSSSSSSSSSSSISSSSSSNSSSSSSSSSSSSSNISSSSSSSSSSNSSSSSSSSSSSSISISISSSSSSSSSSSIRISSTSSSSSSSSSSSSSSSNISSSISSSSSSNSSSSSSSSSSSSSSSSNISSSSSSSSSSISSSSSSSSSSSSSSSSSIRISSSSSSSSSSSSSSSISSSSSSSSSSSSSSSSSNNSSSSSSSSSSSSSSNLSSSSSSSSNSSSSSSSSSSSSSSSSSSSSSSSSSSSSSSSNISSSSSSS from the coding sequence tagtagtaatagtagtagtagtagtagtagtagtattagtagtagtagcagtattagtaatagtagtagtagtagtattagtagtagtagtagtagtaataataatagtagtagtagtagtagtagcagtagtagtagcagcagtagtagtagtaatagtagcagtagcagtagtagtagtagtagtagtagcagtagtagtagtagtagtagtagtagtagtagtagtagtaatattagtagtagtagtattagaattagtagtagtagtagcagcagtagtagtagtagtagtattagtagtagtagtagtagtaatagtagcagtagcagtagtagtagtagtagtagtagtagtaatattagtagtagtagtagcagtagtagtagtagtaatagtagcagtagtagtagtagtagtagtagtagtagtattagtattagtattagtagcagtagtagtagtagtagtagtagtagtattagaattagtagtactagtagcagcagcagtagtagtagtagtagtagtagtagtagtagtaatattagtagtagtattagtagtagtagtagtagtaatagtagcagtagcagtagtagtagtagtagtagtagtagtagtagtagtaatattagtagtagtagtagtagtagtagtagtagtattagtagtagtagcagtagtagtagtagtagtagtagtagtagtagtagtagtattagaattagtagtagtagtagcagcagcagtagtagtagtagtagtagtagtattagtagtagtagtagtagtagcagtagtagtagtagtagtagtagtagtagtaataatagtagcagtagcagtagtagtagtagtagcagtagtagtagtaatcttagtagtagtagtagcagtagtagtaatagtagcagtagcagtagtagtagtagtagtagtagcagtagcagtagtagtagtagtagcagtagtagtagtagtagtagtagtagtagtagtaatattagtagtagtagcagtagtagt